In one window of Miscanthus floridulus cultivar M001 chromosome 12, ASM1932011v1, whole genome shotgun sequence DNA:
- the LOC136496493 gene encoding rhomboid-like protein 19, with protein MMESQPLQDPTATAPAPGSAEPAGAPPAVTPGKEFTRTCKGLVVVLIGGYVLLQLLPSSLNYLAIIPSKTIPYVWTVFTAGYIEQVLPGAIGSSLGLLFCGKDIEPAWGRKEFLKFIILINSICGILAFCFAIGLYYVTGKESFLVTPLSGFHGCLAGFLVALKQLLPNLELPMCFFWKIKAKWMPFFVVCFSSIMAFIVPDSINFLPTLVSGMYVSWLYLRYFQRNPLTGLKGDPSDDFSFPSLFPVAMRPVTDPVANLFDRMLCARSRSSEVALPISDPTKASRRRERGERVLEERLAADSAGDTEAVPHGHGTVED; from the exons atgatggagagcCAGCCGCTGCAGGACCCGACGGCCACGGCTCCGGCCCCTGGATCTGCGGAGCCAGCCGGAGCTCCGCCTGCCGTC ACCCCCGGCAAGGAGTTCACGCGCACCTGCAAGGGCCTCGTCGTCGTGCTCATCGGAGGATACGTGCTGCTCCAGCTCCTCCCCTCGTCACTCAACTACCTCGCCATCATCCCCTCCAA GACAATCCCCTATGTATGGACCGTCTTCACCGCTGGTTACATCGAGCAAGTCCTCCCAGGG GCCATTGGCAGTTCTCTTGGTCTTCTCTTTTGTGGAAAGGACATTGAACCAGCATGGGGCCGCAAGGAATTCTTGAAGTTCATTATTTTGATCAACTCCATCTGTGGCATTCTTGCATTTTGCTTTGCTATTGGACTCTACTACGTCACTGGAAAGGAGAGCTTCCT TGTGACACCACTTTCTGGTTTCCACGGTTGCCTTGCCGGCTTTCTTGTGGCCCTGAAGCAGCTCTTACCAAACCTTGAGCTTCCTATGTGCTTTTTCTGGAAAATAAAGGCAAAG TGGATGCCATTCTTTGTTGTATGTTTCTCAAGTATCATGGCCTTCATCGTGCCTGATTCCATTAACTTCCTGCCAACTTTGGTGTCCGGGATGTATGTTAGCTGGCTTTACCTGAGATACTTCCAAAGGAACCCACTGACTGGACTTAAGGGTGATCCCAGTGATGACTTCTCCTTCCCCAGTTTATTCCCAGTTGCCATGAG ACCAGTTACAGACCCTGTGGCCAACTTGTTTGATAGGATGTTGTGTGCAAGGTCTAGGTCTTCGGAAGTGGCTCTCCCAATTTCAGATCCTACCAAGGCTTCAAGAAGAAG GGAGCGTGGCGAGAGGGTTCTTGAGGAAAGGTTGGCAGCCGACAGTGCTGGTGACACAGAAGCCGTGCCTCACGGCCATGGTACCGTGGAAGACTGA
- the LOC136498305 gene encoding secreted RxLR effector protein 161-like produces MAGCNLCHALMEARLKLSKDGTTEEVDATEYRSLVGSLHYLVHTRPDISFAVGMVSRFMKKPRQEHMAAVKHLLRYIAGTVELELVYPKLSGVDNSLTGYSDSDLGEDSDDRKSTTGIIFFLGTKVVAWQSQKQKVVALSSCEAEYIAGAGAACQVVCLRGC; encoded by the coding sequence ATGGCAGGGTGCAACTTGTGTCATGCTCTGATGGAGGCAAGATTGAAGTTATCCAAGGATGGGACAACAGAGGAGGTTGACGCCACGGAGTATCGTAGCTTGGTGGGAAGCCTGCACTACTTGGTCCACACTCGCCCGGACATCTCGTTCGCGGTGGGGATGGTGAGCCGTTTTATGAAGAAGCCCAGGCAGGAGCACATGGCTGCAGTGAAACATCTGCTTCGTTACATTGCTGGGAcagtggagctcgagctggtctACCCCAAGCTTTCAGGCGTCGACAACAGCCTTACTGGCTACAGTGATAGTGATTTGGGGGAAGACAGTGATGACAGGAAGAGCACAACAGGCATCATCTTCTTCCTGGGAACAAAGGTAGTGGCCTGGCAATCTCAGAAACAGAAGGTCGTGGCGCTCTCCTCCTGCGAGGCGGAGTACATCGCTGGTGCTGGTGCAGCGTGCCAGGTGGTGTGCTTACGAGGTTGCTGA